Below is a window of Mucilaginibacter ginkgonis DNA.
ACGTTTAAAGGCAGTTGTAGCCGGTGGTTCATCAGTACCGATCTTGCCTGCCAACTTGTTCTTCAAAACGGCGAACAATGAAGCACGCTTAATGAGCTACGAGTCGCTGGCCGACGGTGGTTTTGCTACCGGTACCATGATGGGTTCGGGCGGGTTTATTGCTTTTGATGAAGACCAGTGCATTGTGCGCAATACCTGGAACTTTACCCGTTTTTATCACCATGAGAGTTGCGGACAATGTTCGCCATGCCGTGAGGGCACGGGGTGGATGGAGAAGGTACTACACCGTTTAGAACATGGTGAAGGCCGAATGAGCGACATGGACCTGCTGGTTGATGTATCAAAGAAAATAGAAGGAAATACAATATGTCCGCTGGGTGACGCGGCAGCATGGCCGGTGGCCAGTGCTATCCGCCATTTCAGGGACGAGTTTGAATGGCATGTGACCAATGCTTCGGAAGCGACAACGCGCAATTACGGTTTAGCGCATTACGCAGATCCGTTGGTAACGGAAATTTAAAATTAAAAAGTAAAAATTCAAAATAGCATAAACATTGAGTGAAAAGCCTTTCGATATAAAGCACCGGTGCTACAGATTTTCGAAAGACATTGTAAATTTCATTTCAACGTTAAGTTATGATCGAATTTACTTTTCGATGTTTGATCAGCTTCTTAGGAGTGCAACTTCGATAGGAGCTAACATAGTGGAAGCGAAATCCGGCAGTTCGCAAAGGGACTTTGTAAAGTTTTACATCATTGCTTTGAAGTCTGCCAATGAAACTAAATATTGGCTTTGTCTTGTGAGAGACACAGTACTTAAAGAGAGAAAACAAGAGTTAAATATATTGATTGAAGAAGCCGATGAGCTTTCAAAGATCATCGCTTCGATAGTCATAAATACACAACGATAAAGGAAGCTTTTGAATTTTGATTTTTTCCTTTTGAATTAAGATAATGAAAGTAACAATAGACGGTATACCTGTTGAAGTTGAGCCGGGCACAACTATCCTTAATGCTGCAAGGCAAATAGGTGGCGATGTGGTGCCGCCGGCCATGTGCTACTATTCTAAATTGGATGGCAGTGGCGGTAAATGCCGTACATGTTTGGTGCAGGTAAGCAAAGGTTCTGAAAAAGACCCGCGCCCTATGCCCAAGCTGGTAGCCAGCTGCCGTACAACTGTTATGGACGGCATGGAGGTGAAAAACATTACCTCGCCCGAAGTGATCGAAGCGCGCAAAGGTGTGGTAGAGATGTTACTGATCAATCACCCGTTGGATTGCCCTATCTGCGACCAGGCAGGTGAATGCAGCTTACAGGATCTAGGTTATGAGCACGGTGCTGCTAAAACCCGTTATGAGTTTGACCGCCGCAAGTTTGAAAAAATAGACATCGGCGATAAGATACAGTTGCACATGACACGCTGTATCCTATGTTACCGTTGTGTGTTTACTGCAGACCAAATTACAGAGCAACGCGTACATGGTGTGTTAAACCGCGGCGACCATTCAGAAATATCAACCTATATACAAAAGGCTGTCGACAACGACTTTTCCGGTAACGTAATCGATGTCTGCCCTGTAGGCGCATTAACGGACAGAACCTTCCGCTTTAAAAACCGTGTTTGGTTTACCAAACCTGTTGAGGCACACCGCGATTGCAATCACGAAAAATGCAATGGTAAGGTTACACTTTGGTACAAAGGGGAGGATGTGATCCGCGTTACTGCCCGCAAGGATGTTTACGGCGAGGTCGAGGAATTCATTTGCAATGAGTGCCGTTTCGACAAAAAGAAAACAGCTGATTGGGTAATTGAAGGGCCGCGTAAGATTTCAAACAAGTCGGTTATTTCATCTAACCATTACGATACATTAAAGCCGCTGCCAGTGGTGAAAACCAATCCGCTGCTGCAAGAGGCAAATAAAGAACAATTTGACAGGGAGACCAGGCTATAATGGAAGTTGCAGATATTCTTATAAAATTCGGGCTTATCATCGTTATATTCCTGATAAGCTTACTGGTAGCCATGTACTCTACCTACGCTGAGCGTAAAGTTGCAGCATTTCTTCAGGACAGGGTAGGCCCTAACCGTGCCGGCCCGTTTGGTATCCTTCAGCCTTTGGCAGATGGTGCTAAAATGTTCATGAAAGAAGAGATCATCCCTACACGCGCAAGCGGTTTGCTTTTCATTGTGGGCCCGTCATTAGCCATCATGACGGCTTGTATCGGTTCCGCGGTTATTCCATGGGGGCAGTCGATTGAAATTGCAGGCCGGGTGATCCCGCTGCAGGTTACAGACATTAACGTAGGCATTCTTTACATTTTTGGAGTTGTATCGCTGGGTGTTTATGGTATTATGATAGGTGGCTGGGCGTCAAACAACAAGTACTCTTTACTTGGGGCTATACGTGCAGCGTCGCAAAATATCAGCTATGAGATTTCGATGGGTTTGTCTATCATAGCTTTATTGCTGGTGACAAATACGCTTAGCTTAAAAGAGATCACCGAGCAGCAACATGGCTTTTGGCAAAACGGCTACTTCAGCTGGAACTTCTTTAAACAGCCGCTTGGCTTTTTAATATTTATGGTTTGCGCGTTCGCCGAAACTAACCGCAGCCCGTTCGACTTGCCTGAGTGCGAAACTGAACTGGTTGGCGGTTACCATACCGAATACTCATCAATGAAGTTAGGTTTCTACCTTTTTGCTGAGTATATCAACATGTTCATATCATCGGCAGTAATGGCGACGCTTTATTTTGGTGGTTACAACTATCCGTTTATGGATTGGGTTGCAGCGCACGCTGGTAGCAATATATCTGCTATACTGGGTGTAGTTATTTTATTCGGGAAGGTGTTCGCGTTTATCTTCTTCTTTATGTGGATACGCTGGACAATACCACGTTTCCGCTATGACCAGCTGATGAATTTGGGCTGGCGCACATTAATTCCGTTGGCTATCGCTAACATTGTATTAACCGGATTAGTAATTACTTTTCTTAAATAGCATAGATGGAACCATTAAGCAGTAAACGAAAAGTATTGGATGTAAAGCCGCTCAATTTTTGGGAGCGTGCTTATCTGCCTGCTATATTAAAGGGTTTGGGTATCACCATTAGCCACTTCTTTAAAAAGGATGTGACCATACGGTATCCTGAGCAAAAGCGTGAGTTCTCTGAAAATTTTAGAGGGATGCACTCACTTAAACGCGACGAAGAAGGCCGCGAGCGTTGTACCGCATGTGGCTTATGCGCTTTGTCTTGCCCGGCTGAGGCAATTACCATGACGGCTGCAGAGCGCCAGGTTGGCGAAGAGAATTTATATCGCGAGGAAAAATACGCGGCTGTGTATGAGATAAATATGCTGCGCTGCATTTTCTGCGGATTGTGCGAAGAAGCTTGCCCAAAAGAGGCTATATATTTAGACGGCGACATAGTGCCGACAGATTTTTTAAGGAAAGATTTTATCTACGGAAAAGACAAATTGGTTGAAGCGCCGCTAAATCAATAAGAAGTTTATAAATTTGCCCGTCTTTTAAAAAGGCGGCGAGTTGAGTTTTAAATAGGATTAATGAGTACATTTTACGTCATCGCGTTTTTATCTATCGTGTTTGCACTCCTGGTAATTTTTGCCAAGAACCCTGTGCATAGCGTACTGTACCTCATCCTCACCTTCTTTACTTTCACCATCCATTACATTTTGTTGAACGCGCAATTTTTGGCCATTGTAAACTTTATAGTTTACATGGGCGCCATTATGGTGTTATTCTTATTTGTAATGATGCTTCTAAACCTGAACAAAGATACAGAGCCCGGTAAGCACTATCTGGCAAAAATTGCAGGTGTTGTAGCAGGCGGATGTTTACTTGTAACTATCATCGCGTCTGTTAAAGCTTTAGGCGCATCGCAGCCGGTAATATTAACCAACCCCGATTTGGGTTTGGTTAAGAATTTAGGTAAAGTATTATTCGGCGAGTTTTTATTGCCGTTCGAAGTATCATCGGTGCTGTTACTGTCAGCAATGGTGGGCGCCGTTTTATTAGCTAAAAAAGAAAAAGCAACTGTATAATGGGAAACATCACACAAACTATACAGGCCGTTCCGCTTAATCACTATATTTTATTTTGCGCTATCATATTCGCGATAGGCGTTACAGGCGTATTGATCCGCCGCAATGCCATCGTGATTTTTATGTCGGTTGAATTGATGCTGAACGCGGTGAACCTGCTTTTAGCAGCATTCTCGGTGTATAAGGGTGATGCATCGGGACAAGTATTTGTATTTTTCGTAATGGCGCTTGCTGCCGCGGAGGTTGCGGTTGGCTTAGCCATAATTGTAATGATATACCGCAACACTAATTCGACAGATATAAATGTGTTGAACAGGTTAAAATGGTAAGGCCTCACCCAACCCTCTCCGAAGGAGAGGGAGCCAAGTGAGAAATAAAAGTTTGTCATTCTGAACTGAGTGAAGAATCTTATTCAGTAAGTGCATTTATGCATAAGATTCCTTACAGAATATGGATGACAGTTAAGAGAATAAAATAAAAGTAATACGCGCAGCATATACAAATGAACAATTATCTATGGCTTATACCTATTTTGCCGTTGGCAGGTTTCCTGATCAACGGACTTGGGCGTAATGTGCTTTCTAAAGGCGTAATTGGTACTATTGGTAGTCTGGTGATCCTGGCGTCGTTTTGCTTAAGCGTTTCTGCATTTGCACAGATCAACTCAACAGGTCAGCCTATTAACGTAACCTATTTTACCTGGATAAAGGTTGGCGTATTCAATATTCCGTTTGCGTTCCTGGTAGATCAGTTAAGCGCTATTATGCTGCTGATTATTACAGGAGTTGGGTTTTTGATCCACCTGTATTCTACCGGTTACATGAGCCACGACAAAGGTTTTGGTAAGTACTTCGCTTACCTGAACCTTTTCGTTTTCTTCATGCTGCTGCTGGTATTGGGGTCAAACTTTGTGGTAATGTTCATCGGCTGGGAAGGTGTAGGCTTATGCTCTTACCTGCTTATTGGCTTTTGGTTTACCAGCGGTGATTATGCTGATGCAGCCAAAAAGGCTTTTGTAATGAACCGCATTGGCGACCTGGGTTTTCTCATCGCTATATTCCTGCTGATACACTTCTTTAACAGCGCAAGCTACGCTGATATTTTTCCTAAAGTCCGTGGCCTGCAAGGTCCGCATGTTGCTTTGGGTATTACGCTGATCAGTATGTTGCTGTTTGTAGGAGCAACAGGTAAATCTGCACAGATACCGTTATTCACCTGGCTGCCCGACGCGATGGCTGGTCCAACGCCTGTTTCGGCATTGATCCACGCTGCTACCATGGTAACCGCGGGTATTTATATGATCGCTCGAGCGAACGTGATTTTCAGCATGTCGCCGGTTACCATGCATGTAATAGCTATTGTTGGTTTAGCAACAGCGTTATTAGCCGCGCTTATTGCGCTTACGCAAACAGATATTAAAAAAGTATTGGCCTATTCAACGGTGTCGCAGTTGGGATATATGTTTTTGGGTTTGGGTGTTGGAGCTTATACAGGGGCGTTCTTCCACGTCATTACCCATGCGTTCTTTAAAGCTTTATTGTTCCTGGGCGCAGGCTCTGTAATACATGCCATGAGCAATGAGCAGGATATACGCAAAATGGGCGGTTTACGTACTAAATTACCCATCACCTTTGCCACGATGCTGATGGGAACTATTGCTATTTCCGGCATCCCGCCGTTCTCCGGTTTCTTTTCTAAGGACGAAATATTAGCGCATACGTTTGAGAGCAGCCATACCATGTATGTGCTGGGTGTTATTGGTGCTATGCTTACATCATTCTATATGTTCAGGATGTTGTTCCTGACATTCTCAGGCAGTTTCCGCGGAACGCATGAACAAGAACATCATTTGCATGAGTCGCCGTGGAGCATCACTGTTCCGTTGATCGTGTTAGCTATACTTTCGGTAGTTGGTGGTTTCATTAACGTGCCGCACATTATGGGGGGCAACCATTGGCTGCAAAATTGGCTTGAACCTGTATTCAAACTGTCTGAACCTTTGCTGGCACATACCGAAACCGAGCCATCTACAGAGTGGCTTTTAATGGGTATCTCTGTTGGCGCGGCGTTTATAGCGTTGTTCTATGCCTATGTTAAATACATAAAGAACAAGCACGTGCCTGTTGCTGATACAGAAGAGCGCCCGCTTTTGGCGAACTTATCTTACCATAAGTTTTACATAGACGAACTGTATGATTTCTTGATCCGCAAGCCGCTTGATGCTTTATCTGTTTTCTTCTATAAAGTGGTTGATAAAATGGGTATCGATGGGTTGGTGAACGGCTTAGGAAATGGTACCGTAGAGTCGAGTAAGGGATTGCGTTTACTGCAAGCCGGTAATGTGGGCTTTTACATATTTATGATGGTGATAGGTATCATTGCCATTTTATTTTACCGTTTAAAATTTTAGAAACGCGTATTAGAAATGACAGTTAGTATATTAATTTTCTTACCTCTTGTAGCAGCTGTAATAGTTTACCTGCTGAAGAATGACGCGGCCAAATACGCTGCTTTGTTTTTCGCGGTAGCAGAGCTGGTTGTTGCCGGGGTAATGATCACTAAGTTTGTTCCGGATAGTAGTGTCCAGTTCGTTACTGATGCAGAGTGGATGCCTAAACTGGGCATTTATTTTACTGCAGGTGTGAATGGTATCAGCTTAATAATGGTGCTGCTTAATGTGTTATTAGTGCCCATTATTATCTTATCAAGCTTTAACCGCCCGCAGCAGAACGCCAATATCTTTTATGCCTTGATACTGTTTATGCAGGCCGGCATGCTGGTTGTATTCACTGCTTTAGATGGTTTCCTATTCTACGTTGGCTGGGAAGCCGCGCTGATACCAATTTACTTCATCTGCGCTTTATGGGGTGGCGAGAACAGGATCAGGATCACACTTAAGTTCTTTATCTACACATTTGCCGGTTCTCTATTTATGCTGCTGGCAATTATTTACCTGCACTTGCAAACCCCGCAGCGTACATATGATATCAATCATTTCTATGACCTGCATTTATCATTAAAGGAACAGTCGTTTGTATTTTGGGCTTTCTTCCTGGCATTTGCTATAAAGATGCCTGTGTTTCCGTTCCATACGTGGCAGCCCGATACATATACTGAAGCACCTACAGCCGGCACTATGATGCTATCAGGCATTATGCTAAAGATGGGTGTTTATGGCGCCATCCGTTGGATGATACCCGTTGCACCAAATGCTTTTGATAAATACCAGTATATCATCATTACACTCGCCGTTATTGGTATTATATATGCTTCTATCATCGCATTTAAACAGCGCGACGGTAAGCGCCTGGTTGCTTACTCGTCCATTGCGCACGTTGGCCTTATTGCTGCCGGTATTTTTGCATGGACCGCGTCGGGCGTACAAGGTGCATTGATACAAAGTTTAAACCACGGCATAAACGTTGTGGGCATGTTCTTCATCTGGGACATCATCAGCCGCAGGCTAAATACCCGCGATATTGGCCAAATGGGCGGCATCGCATCTGCTGCGCCTAAATTTGCTATCGCGTTTTTGATCGTCCTTCTGGGAACTGTAGCCCTGCCTTTAACTAATGGTTTTATCGGCGAATTCTTACTGCTTAACGGCGTTTACGAATACAACATATTTTTAAGTGCAGCTGCCGGCTTAACTATCATTTTTGGTGCGGTTTATATGCTGCGCATGTACAAAAATGTAATGCAGGGCCAAACGAATGAATTAACTGTGCTTTTCACAGATTTAACCGGAAATGAAAAATTGGTGCTTTGCTGCATCAGCGCGTTGATCATCTTTTTAGGGATTTACCCGCAGTCGGTAATGCACCTGTCAGACGCTGCTGTTATGGACCTGGTGAAGACCGTAAATACTAAGATTGTTAATGGCGC
It encodes the following:
- a CDS encoding complex I subunit 4 family protein, encoding MTVSILIFLPLVAAVIVYLLKNDAAKYAALFFAVAELVVAGVMITKFVPDSSVQFVTDAEWMPKLGIYFTAGVNGISLIMVLLNVLLVPIIILSSFNRPQQNANIFYALILFMQAGMLVVFTALDGFLFYVGWEAALIPIYFICALWGGENRIRITLKFFIYTFAGSLFMLLAIIYLHLQTPQRTYDINHFYDLHLSLKEQSFVFWAFFLAFAIKMPVFPFHTWQPDTYTEAPTAGTMMLSGIMLKMGVYGAIRWMIPVAPNAFDKYQYIIITLAVIGIIYASIIAFKQRDGKRLVAYSSIAHVGLIAAGIFAWTASGVQGALIQSLNHGINVVGMFFIWDIISRRLNTRDIGQMGGIASAAPKFAIAFLIVLLGTVALPLTNGFIGEFLLLNGVYEYNIFLSAAAGLTIIFGAVYMLRMYKNVMQGQTNELTVLFTDLTGNEKLVLCCISALIIFLGIYPQSVMHLSDAAVMDLVKTVNTKIVNGALEAITK
- a CDS encoding NuoI/complex I 23 kDa subunit family protein, coding for MEPLSSKRKVLDVKPLNFWERAYLPAILKGLGITISHFFKKDVTIRYPEQKREFSENFRGMHSLKRDEEGRERCTACGLCALSCPAEAITMTAAERQVGEENLYREEKYAAVYEINMLRCIFCGLCEEACPKEAIYLDGDIVPTDFLRKDFIYGKDKLVEAPLNQ
- a CDS encoding 2Fe-2S iron-sulfur cluster-binding protein, giving the protein MKVTIDGIPVEVEPGTTILNAARQIGGDVVPPAMCYYSKLDGSGGKCRTCLVQVSKGSEKDPRPMPKLVASCRTTVMDGMEVKNITSPEVIEARKGVVEMLLINHPLDCPICDQAGECSLQDLGYEHGAAKTRYEFDRRKFEKIDIGDKIQLHMTRCILCYRCVFTADQITEQRVHGVLNRGDHSEISTYIQKAVDNDFSGNVIDVCPVGALTDRTFRFKNRVWFTKPVEAHRDCNHEKCNGKVTLWYKGEDVIRVTARKDVYGEVEEFICNECRFDKKKTADWVIEGPRKISNKSVISSNHYDTLKPLPVVKTNPLLQEANKEQFDRETRL
- the nuoL gene encoding NADH-quinone oxidoreductase subunit L, with the translated sequence MNNYLWLIPILPLAGFLINGLGRNVLSKGVIGTIGSLVILASFCLSVSAFAQINSTGQPINVTYFTWIKVGVFNIPFAFLVDQLSAIMLLIITGVGFLIHLYSTGYMSHDKGFGKYFAYLNLFVFFMLLLVLGSNFVVMFIGWEGVGLCSYLLIGFWFTSGDYADAAKKAFVMNRIGDLGFLIAIFLLIHFFNSASYADIFPKVRGLQGPHVALGITLISMLLFVGATGKSAQIPLFTWLPDAMAGPTPVSALIHAATMVTAGIYMIARANVIFSMSPVTMHVIAIVGLATALLAALIALTQTDIKKVLAYSTVSQLGYMFLGLGVGAYTGAFFHVITHAFFKALLFLGAGSVIHAMSNEQDIRKMGGLRTKLPITFATMLMGTIAISGIPPFSGFFSKDEILAHTFESSHTMYVLGVIGAMLTSFYMFRMLFLTFSGSFRGTHEQEHHLHESPWSITVPLIVLAILSVVGGFINVPHIMGGNHWLQNWLEPVFKLSEPLLAHTETEPSTEWLLMGISVGAAFIALFYAYVKYIKNKHVPVADTEERPLLANLSYHKFYIDELYDFLIRKPLDALSVFFYKVVDKMGIDGLVNGLGNGTVESSKGLRLLQAGNVGFYIFMMVIGIIAILFYRLKF
- a CDS encoding four helix bundle protein, with the translated sequence MSEKPFDIKHRCYRFSKDIVNFISTLSYDRIYFSMFDQLLRSATSIGANIVEAKSGSSQRDFVKFYIIALKSANETKYWLCLVRDTVLKERKQELNILIEEADELSKIIASIVINTQR
- the nuoK gene encoding NADH-quinone oxidoreductase subunit NuoK, producing the protein MGNITQTIQAVPLNHYILFCAIIFAIGVTGVLIRRNAIVIFMSVELMLNAVNLLLAAFSVYKGDASGQVFVFFVMALAAAEVAVGLAIIVMIYRNTNSTDINVLNRLKW
- the nuoH gene encoding NADH-quinone oxidoreductase subunit NuoH → MEVADILIKFGLIIVIFLISLLVAMYSTYAERKVAAFLQDRVGPNRAGPFGILQPLADGAKMFMKEEIIPTRASGLLFIVGPSLAIMTACIGSAVIPWGQSIEIAGRVIPLQVTDINVGILYIFGVVSLGVYGIMIGGWASNNKYSLLGAIRAASQNISYEISMGLSIIALLLVTNTLSLKEITEQQHGFWQNGYFSWNFFKQPLGFLIFMVCAFAETNRSPFDLPECETELVGGYHTEYSSMKLGFYLFAEYINMFISSAVMATLYFGGYNYPFMDWVAAHAGSNISAILGVVILFGKVFAFIFFFMWIRWTIPRFRYDQLMNLGWRTLIPLAIANIVLTGLVITFLK
- a CDS encoding NADH-quinone oxidoreductase subunit J family protein, coding for MSTFYVIAFLSIVFALLVIFAKNPVHSVLYLILTFFTFTIHYILLNAQFLAIVNFIVYMGAIMVLFLFVMMLLNLNKDTEPGKHYLAKIAGVVAGGCLLVTIIASVKALGASQPVILTNPDLGLVKNLGKVLFGEFLLPFEVSSVLLLSAMVGAVLLAKKEKATV